The Eleginops maclovinus isolate JMC-PN-2008 ecotype Puerto Natales chromosome 24, JC_Emac_rtc_rv5, whole genome shotgun sequence genome contains a region encoding:
- the lancl1 gene encoding glutathione S-transferase LANCL1: protein MDTRAWRNPYHDYDGNPASTQALFDCQGKLTAEFAQRLSSKISELLAVMENGLKSADPRDCTIYTGWAGIALLYLHLHNVFRDTSLLQRALEYVSRSLKCLTRRHDVTFLCGDAGPLAIAAVVYHRLQRVQETDECINRLLQFHQNVVKGVGGLPDELLYGRMGYMYSLVFINQQMGQDRIPLQYIQQISESVLVSGEHLSRKFRVQNHSPLMFEWYQEQYVGAAHGLSGIYYYLMQPGFVCVEEYVHRLVKPSVDHVCRLKFPTGNYPPCIGDDRDLLVHWCHGAPGVVYMLLQAYRAFGVPQYLEDALQCGEVVWHCGLLKKGYGLCHGAAGNAYTFLALYRLTQDPKHLYRACMFADWCMNYGKHGCRTPDTPFSLFEGMAGTIYFLADILQPMKARFPSFEV from the exons ATGGACACAAGAGCCTGGAGGAATCCATATCACGACTATGATGGGAACCCAGCGTCAACACAGGCGTTGTTTGACTGCCAGGGAAAG CTCACAGCAGAGTTTGCCCAGAGGCTGAGCAGCAAGATCAGTGAGCTGTTGGCTGTGATGGAGAATGGGCTGAAGTCTGCAGACCCGAGAGATTGCACCATTTACACCGGCTGGGCAG GCATCGCTCTGCTTTACCTGCACCTCCACAACGTGTTCAGGGACACCTCCTTACTGCAGAGAGCTCTGGAATATGTGAGCCGCAGTCTGAAGTGTTTGACCCGGCGCCATGATGTCACCTTCCTGTGCGGGGATGCAGGGCCGCTGGCTATAGCTGCGGTGGTCTACCATCGCCTGCAGAGGGTGCAAGAGACCGACGAGTGCATCAACAG ACTGCTGCAGTTTCACCAGAACGTGGTGAAGGGTGTAGGCGGCCTTCCCGACGAGCTCCTCTACGGGCGGATGGGGTACATGTACTCCCTCGTCTTCATCAACCAGCAGATGGGGCAGGACAGGATCCCgctgcagtacatccagcag ATCAGTGAGTCGGTGCTGGTGTCCGGCGAGCACCTCAGCAGGAAGTTCAGGGTGCAGAACCACAGCCCTCTGATGTTCGAGTGGTACCAGGAGCAGTACGTCGGCGCCGCCCACGGCCTATCGGGCATCTACTACTACCTCATGCAG ccgGGATTCGTCTGCGTGGAGGAGTACGTCCACAGGCTGGTGAAGCCCAGCGTGGACCACGTCTGTCGTCTCAAGTTCCCCACAGGGAACTACCCCCCCTGCATCGGGGACGACCGGGACCTGCTGGTGCACTGGTGCCACGGGGCCCCAGGGGTGGTGTACATGCTGCTGCAGGCATACAGG GCCTTCGGGGTGCCGCAGTACCTGGAGGACGCCCTGCAGTGCGGGGAGGTGGTGTGGCACTGCGGCCTGCTGAAGAAGGGCTACGGCCTGTGTCACGGTGCGGCGGGGAACGCCTACACCTTCCTCGCCCTGTACCGGCTAACGCAGGACCCCAAGCACCTCTACAGAGCCTGCATG TTTGCTGACTGGTGCATGAACTACGGCAAACATGGATGCCGAACGCCTGACACTCCCTTCTCCCTTTTCGAAG